CGGGTACACGCCCGCGGCGGCGAGCCCCGCGAAGTGCGCCATGTCGACCATGAAGATCGCCCCGACCTCGTCGGCCGCGTCGCGGAACTGCTGCCAGTCGATCGCGCGCGAGTAGGCGCTGTAGCCGGCGATGATCATCTTCGGGCGGTGCTCGCGCGCCAGTTCGCGCATGCGCGCGTAGTCGAGCAGCCCCTCGTCGGTGACGCCGTACGAGGTGGCCCGGTACAGCAGCCCCGAGAAGTTGACCGGCGAGCCGTGCGTCAGGTGCCCGCCGTTCGACAGGTCCATGCCGAGGAACGTCTCGCCCGGCTTGAGGAAGGCGAGGAAAACGGCGGCGTTCGCCGACGCGCCGGAATGCGGCTGCACGTTCGCGTGGTCGGCCGCGAACAGCTGCTTGGCGCGGTCGATCGCCAGCTGCTCGACCTTGTCGACGACCTCGCAACCGCCGTAGTACCGCTTCCCGGGGAGCCCCTCGGCGTACTTGTTCGTCAGCGGCGATCCCATCGCCTCGAGCACGGCCGGCGAGACGAAGTTCTCGCTCGCGATCAGCTCGAGCCCGTCGTTCTGCCGTTCCGTCTCCTCGCCGATCAGCGCCGCGATCTCGGGGTCCGTCTCGGCCAGCGCCGCGCCCGGCGGACAGCGGTCCCACGCCTTCCATGTCAGCATCGCGAAGCTCCCGTTCGGTTCGACGTCAGGTGGACTTGTTCGGCCACTGCGGCCACGTCTTCACCATCGCGCCGAGCGACGCGATCCGGCGCTCCGCGACGCGGTCGGCGGCGCGGTAGGTCGGGATCCCGTCCTGCTCGGCGATCTCGAAGACGTTCCGGGTCGTGTGGTAGATCTCGTCGGCCTTGCGGAGCGCGCGTTCGCGGCTCCAGCCGGCCAGCTCGCTGTACACGTTAATCACCCCGCCCGCGTTCGCGACGTAGTCGGGGGCGTAGAGGATCCCGCGTTCCTCCAGTTCGTCGCCGTGGCGGTCCTCGAGGAGCTGGTTGTTGGCCGCGCCCGCGACGATCTCGCACCGCAGCTGCGGCAGCGTCCGGTCGTTGATGACCGCGCCGAGCGCGCACGGGGCGAAGATGTCGGCCGGCTGGCCGTAGATCTCGCCCGAGTCGACCGCGCGGGCGCCGGTGTCGCCAACGACGCGGGCGACGCGCTCGGTGTCGATGTCGCTGACGACGAGCGCGGCGCCGGCGCGATGCAGCTCGCGGGCGAGGTGGTGCCCGACGTTGCCGCAGCCCTGAATCGCGACCGTCCGGCCCTCGAGCGAGTCGCTGCCCCACCGCCGGTGCGCGGCCGCCTGGATCGCCCGAAAGACGCCGTGCGCCGTGACCGGCGACGGGTCGCCGGACGCGCCCGCGAGCCCGGCGACGTAATCGGTTTCCATGTGCACGAAGTCCATGTCGCCCGTGCTCGTGCCGACGTCCTCGGCCGTGACGTACCGTCCGCCTAACGAATCGACGAACCGGCCGTGCGCGCGGAAGAGCAGCTCGCGCTGCGCGGTGCGGTTGTCACCGATGATGACGCTCTTGCCGCCGCCGAGGTTGAGGCCGGCAACGGCGTTCTTGTACGTCATCCCGCGCGCGAGCCGGAGCGCGTCGATGATCGCCTCCTCGTCGGTCACGTAGTTCCAGAAGCGCGTGCCGCCGAGCGCGGGGCCGAGCGTCGTGTCGTGGATGGCGATGATGCCGCGGTAGCCGCTCGTCTTGTCGTGGCAGACGACGAGCTGCTCGTGGCCCATCTCGGCGAGCGTGTCGAACAGGCGCAGGGTCGAGGCGCCCGGGAACGCCTGCGACTCGGAGCGCGGCGGGGTGATGGCGGCGACGGTCATAACACGCGGGAAGAGTCGATGTCAGGTGTAGAGTTCGCGCGCGATCACGATGCGCTGGATCTCGGACGTGCCTTCGTAGATTTCGGTCACCTTGGCGTCGCGCAGGTAGCGCTCGACCGGGTAGTCCTTGACGTAGCCGTAGCCGCCGAAGATCTGGACGGCCTCGTCGGCGACGAACATCGCGGTCTCGCTCGCGAGCAGCTTGCACATCGAGCTGAACTGCGTGACGCGCTCGCCGCGGTCCTTGGCCGCGGCGGTCTGGTGGAGCAGCGCGCGCGCGGCCGCGATCCGGCTCGCCATGTCGGCGAGCTTGAACTGGATCGCCTGGAAGTTGCGGATCGGCTGGCCGAACTGCTTGCGCTGGTCGGCGTAGTCGCGGGCCGCGGTGAGCGCCGCGCGCGCGATGCCGAGCGCCTGCGCGGCGATCCCGAGCCGGCCGTGGTCGAGCGACTGCATGGCGTAGACGAACCCCTGCCCCTCCTCGCCGACGAGGTTCGCCGCGGGCACGCGCAGGTCCTCGAAAACGACCTGCACGGTCGGCGACGAGCGGAGGCCGAGCTTGTTCTCCTTCTTGCCGACGCGGAACCCCGGCATGTCGGGCGTGACGATGAACGTCGAGATGCCCTTACCGCCCCGGCGCGCGTCCGGCGTGTCGGTGCGGGCCATCGCGAGCAGCACGAGGTCGGGGTAGGTTCCGTGGGTGATCCACGCCTTCGTGCCGTTCAGCACCCAATCGTCGCCGTCGCGCACCGCCTGGGTACGCAGCGACGCGGCGTCGCTCCCCGCGTCGGGCTCGGAGAGGGCGAAGCCGCCGAGCTTCTCGCCGCGCGCCATCGGCGGCAGGTAGCGCGCCCGCTGCTCCTCGTCGCCGAAGCGGAGGATCATCTGCGTCGGCAGCGAGTTGTGGACGCTCATCAGCACCGCCGTGCTCGCGTCGGCCGCGGCGATCTCCTCGATCGCGAGCAGGTAGCTCGACGTGTCGAGCGCGAGGCCGTCGTACTGCTCGGGGAGCAGCATGCCGAGGAACCCGGACGCACCGAGCTGCGCGACGACCGCGGGCTCGAAGCGCTGGTCGCGGTCCCACTCCGCCGCGAACGGCGCGACGTGCTCGGCGGCGAAGTCGCGCGCGAGCCGCTGGATGTCGCGCTGCGTTTCGGTGAGCGGGAGGACGCCGTCGAAGGCGACGACGTCGGCGGGGGCGATGGTTGCAGACATAGGCAAGATTGCTAGGAAGGCGTGCCGTGCCCGCCCCTGTCATCCCGAGCGCAGCGAGGGACCGCTCCGCGCTGCACGCCGATCCCTCGCTGCGCTCGGGATGACAGTAGGCGTGCGCGGGGCGACACGGGGCGGGTTAAGGCGTTCGGTAGTCGTAGAAGCCGCGCCCGGACTTGCGGCCGAGCCAGCCGGCGGCGACGTACTTCTTGAGCAGCGGGCAGGGGCGGTACTTCGGGTCGCCGAGCCCGGCGTGCATGACGTCGAGGATCGCGACGCAGGTGTCGAGGCCGATGAAGTCGGCGAGTGCGAGCGGGCCCATCGGGTGGTTCATGCCGAGCTTCATCACCGTGTCGATCGCCTCGGGGGTGCCGACGCCTTCCATGACGCAGTACACCGCCTCGTTGATCATCGGCATGAGGATCCGGTTGGCGACGAACCCCGGGTAATCGTTGACCTCGACCGGCGTCTTGCCGAGCGCGCGCGCGAGGTCGAGCACGCGCGCGGTGGTCGCGTCGCTCGTCGCGAGTCCGCGGATCACCTCGACGAGTTGCATCACCGGGACGGGGTTCATGAAGTGCATCCCGATGACGAGCTCGGGGCGCCGCGTGCGCGCGGCGATCTCGGTAATCGAGATCGAGCTCGTGTTGCTCGCGAGCACCGCGTCCGCACCGGCGAGCCGGTCGAGGTCGTCGAAGATCTTGAATTTGAGCGCGGTGTTCTCGGTCGCGGCCTCGACGACGAGCTCGGCCCCGGCGACGGCGGCGAGGTCGGTGTGCGCCGCGACGCGGCCCAACGTGGCGTCGCGGGCGGCCGCGTCGAGCGCGCCCTTCTTGACCTGGCGGTCGAGGTTCTTCGCGATCGTGTCGCGGCCGCGCTGCAGCGCCGCGTCGTTCACGTCGAGCATCGCGACCGCGAAACCGCTCTGCGCGAACGCGTGCGCGATGCCGTTGCCCATCTGCCCGGCGCCGACCACGGCGACCGTGCGTCCCTCGCTCATGTCTCGGACGTCCTGCGGCCAAAGCCGCCGAAGAGTTGGAATGTGTGCGCGGCGCCGCGCGGCGCCCAACGCCAGAGCAGCGCGAGTCCGCCGAGCATGCCTGCGACGGCGGCGGCCCCGCCCTCGGGCCCCCACGCGCCGCCGGTGAGCCAGTCGGGCCCGGCGTCGACGACGCGGTAGCCCGGCGCCGCGAACGGGAGCCCGCTCACTGCGGCGTGAAAGCCCGCCGCGAGCGTCCAGTTCCACGCGAGGTGCGCGGCGAACGCGGCCCACAGGCTTCCCGTCGCGAGCCGGATCGCGCCGAGGAAGACGCCGGCGAGCGTGACCACGGCGGCCGAAGCGAGCGAGGCGTTCGGGTTGTTGAGGTGCAGCACGCCGAAGACGACGCTCGTCAGCACCAGCGCGAGTGGCGCGCCTAACGACTCGACGAGCACGACCAGCGGGTACCCGCGGACGAGCAGCTCCTCCCAGAGCGCGGCCGGCGCGAGCGCCACGGCGAGCGCGCCCGCCGCCGCCGCCCAACTGCCCGCGGGCGCGGCGACCGCGCGGAGCTCGCCGCCCGCGAGCAGGAGCGCGGACGGCACGCCGACCGCGGCCGCGCCGAGCAGCGCGCCCGCCGCGAGGAGCCCCGGGCGCGCCGCCGACCGTCCGAGCCCGACATCGGCGAGCGGACGCCGCTCGACCGCGCGCAGGACCAGGACGTGCGCGAGGAGCACCGCCGCCAACAACAGCCAGTACTCCAGCGACGGACGCGGCGTGAGGTGCCGCGCGAGCGCGAGCAGCGGGTCGTACAAGAGGCCGAGCGCCACCGCGGTGCCGGCGTAGAGGGCGAGGCCGTAGAGGAGGAGGCGCCACGGCGCACGCAGCCGTCCGGGGCGCGCGTAGCGCCAGTCGCCGCCGCCGGCGCGCTCGCCCGGGGCCGTGCTCAGGCGACGCGCTCGACGGAGAGCGCGACCGCGTCGCCGCCCCCGAGGCAGAGCGTCGCGAGCCCCGTCGCGGCCCCGCGGTCGCGCATCGCGTAGAGGAGCGTGGTGAGCACGCGCGCGCCGCTCGCGCCGATCGGGTGGCCTAACGCGATCGCGCCGCCGTTCACGTTCACCCGGTCCCACGCCCAGTCGAGCCCCTGCCCCGTGGCGAGCGCCTGCGACGCGAACGCCTCGTTCGCCTCGATCAGGTCGTAGTCGTGGATCGTCGTGCCGGCCTTGCGCATGAGGTTGTTGACCGCCTCGATGGGCGCGAAGAAGAGGTCCTGCGGCGCGACCGGCCCCGTCGCGTAGCCGGTGACGCGGCCGAGCACGTCGAGGCCGTGCGCGCGGGCGTAGGCCTCGCTCGTCACGACGACCGCGGCGGCGCCGTCGTTGAGCGACGAGGCGTTCCCCGCGGTGACCGTGTACTCGTCGGCGATCTCCTCGGCCGACGCCTTGCCGGGCCCGGCGAACGCGGGCTTGAGCTTCGCGAGCGACTCGATCGTCGTGTCGGCGCGCACGCCTTCGTCGGCGTCGACCGTGGTCGGGCCCTTGCGACCCGGGATCTGTACGGGCGCGATCTCGTCCCTGAACTTGCCGGCGGCCACCGCGGCCGCGGCCTTCTGGTGCGACTGCGCGGCGAACGCGTCCTGCTGCGCCCGCGTCACCCCGGCCTTCCGCGCCGTGTACTCGGCGTGCGTGCCCATCGCGACGTCGCAGGTGGCGCACCAGAGGCCGTCGAGCTGCACCCCGTCGGCGAGGCGCTGCTCGCCGAACTTGGTGCCCGTGCGCATGCCGAAGTTGTAGTACGGCGCGTTGCTCATCGACTCCTGCCCGCCCGCGACGACGACCTGGGCGTCGCCGGCGCGCACGGCCTGCGCGGCGAGCATCACCGCGCGCAGCCCCGAGCCGCAGACCATGTTCACGGTGAGCGCGGAGACGCCCGGGTGCACGCCGGCCTTGAGCGCCGCCTGGCGCGCGGGCGCCTGCCCCACCCCGCCCTGCACGACGTTGCCGAAGATGACTTCCTCCACGTCGCTCCCCGGCACGCCGGAGCGGCGGAGCGCTTCGCGGATCGCGACGGCGCCGAGCTCGGGCGCTTTCAGCGACGCGAGGCCGCCGAGGAACTTGCCGACCGGCGTGCGCGCGGCGCCGACGAGGACGGGGGTGCGGTTCGGGTCAAACGGGCGGTGTTGGTCGGGCATCGGAACGGGTCCGAGGAACAGGCGAAGGATGAAACGCAAGCGGCTGCACCGTGCGCCGGGGCGCGCCAGTGCAGCCGCTGCAAACTACCCGTCCGACCCGAACGATTCAACGCATTCGAACTGGTTCAGAGTCGTTCGATACGCCCGCCGTCCCGCGCGTAACAGGACAGCTACGTCGAGTATCCATGCGCGCCCGAAGTTTGTCGAGCGCTCCGACGTTCCCTAACGTGCGACGGCACTGTTCGTCACGCCGCCGTGCGCGGGCGAGCCGTCGCTGAGCTCGCCTTCGCTCGCGTCGTTGGGCACGTAGTCGTGCGGCAGCGCGCGGGCGCGGACCTCGTCGACGCAGCGCGCGACGAATGCGTCGAGTGGCATGGTCTCCTGCTGCTTCTCCTGCCCGCGCCGCCGCACGGTGACCGTGCCGGCCTCCTCCTCGCGGCGGCCGAGCACGGCCATGTACGGCACCTTGAGCCGGCTCGCCTCGCGGATGCGGACTTGGTAGTGCTCGGTGCTGCCCGCGTCGAACCCGACACGGAGTCCGGCCGCGCGCAGCGCGCCGGCGACCTGCCGCCCGTAGTCCGCGAGTTCGGGCGAGATCGGGACCACGGTCACCTGTTCGGGCGCGAGCCAGAGCGGGAACGCGCCGGCGAAGTGCTCGATGAGGATCGCGACGAAGCGCTCGAGCGAGCCGCACACGGCGCGGTGGATGACCACGGGGCGGTGCGGGTGGTTGTCGTTCCCGGTGTACGTCAGGTCGAAGCGCTCGGGCGCGGCGTAGTCGAGCTGGATCGTGCCTAACTGCCACGCGCGCCCGATCGAGTCGGTGACGTCGAAGTCGATCTTCGGGCCGTAGAACGCGCCGTCGCCTTCCTTCAGCTCGTACGGGCGTCCGGTCGCGTCCAGGGCGTCGCGGAGCGCCGCCTCGGCGCGGTCCCACATCTCGTCGCTGCCGATCCGCTGCTCGGGGCGCGTGGCGAACTTGAGCGACGCGGTGAGGCCGAACGTCTCGTAGTGGCCGAGGATGAAGTCCATCAGGAAGCGGACCTCGTCGGCGATCTTGTCCTCGCGCAGGTAGACGTGGCAGTCGTCCTGCGCGAACTGGCGCACGCGCGTCAGCCCGGACAACGCGCCGGAGAGCTCGTTGCGGTGCAGCACGTCGAACGTGACGTAGCGGAGCGGCAGCTCCCGGTACGAGTGCTTCGTCGCGCCGAAGTACAGGTGGTGCGAGGGGCAGTTCATCGGCTTGAGCGACATGTCGTGCTCGCCCGTCTCGTTGTCGAGGACGAGGAACATGTTCTCGCGGTACTTGCCCCAGTGCCCGCTCTGTTCCCAGAGCTTCTTCGTGAAGAGGAGCGGCGTCTTGATCTCGAGGAACTTCTCCGCCTGGCGCTCGCGCACGAAGTCGACGAGCGTGTTGTAGAGCGTCGTGCCGCGCGGCGTCCAGAACGCGGCGCCGGGCGCGTGCGGGAAGAACTGGAACAAGTCGAGCTGCTTGCCTAACAGCCGGTGGTCGCGCTTCTTCGCCTCCTCGATGCGGTGCAGGTGCGCGTCGAGCGCGTCCTTTTTGAAGAAGGCCGTGCCGTAGATGCGCTGCAGCGACTGGTTGCGCGCGTCGCCGCGCCAGTAGGCGCCCGCCGCGTGCGTCAGCTTCACGTGCCTCAGCCACCCCGTGTCGGGCACGTGGGGTCCGCGGCAGAGGTCGACGAAGTCGCCGTCGCGGTAGACGGAGATGACCTCGCCGTCGGGCAGGTCGGCGAGGCGCTCGCGCTTGAGCGGGTCGTCGCGGAAGATCTCCGCCGCCTCGTCGCGCGACACCTCGCGGCGCTCGAACGGCAGCTTCTCGGCGGCGACCTTGCGGAACTCGGCCTCGAACTGCTCGAGGTCCTCGGGCGTGAACGGCGCGCCGACGCCGAAGTCGTAGTAGAACCCGTCCTCGATGGCCGGGCCGAAGCCGATCTCCGCACCCGGGCGGAGGCGGCGCACGGCCGTGGCGAGCGCGTGCGCGGCCGAGTGGCGCAGCACACCGAGCGCCTCGGGATCGCGGTCGGTGAGGACGCGGAAGGCGCCGCCGCGCCGCAGCGGCGTCACGAGGTCCTGGACTTCCCCGTCGACGCTCACCGCGACCGCGGCGCGCAGCAGGCGCTCGCCGATCGACGCGACGACCTCGCTCGGCAGGGTGCCGGGCGCGACCTCGCGCGTGTCGCCATTGGGGAGCGTGAGAACGAGGGGCGGGGCGGAGGCGGCAGGCGCGGCGTCGATCATCGCAGGGGCAGTCGGGGCGGGCGGAGGGGCCGTAAGTGGCCTTGAACTTGCGCCCGCGGACACGCTTCCGAACGGTCCTGCGGCGACGCCGGCCCCTGCCGCACGAGCCAAGGTAACCGTTCTTCAGGACCCCCCGCCACCACACGCAACGCATGCCAACTTTACGCTACCGCGACCGCGACAACTCGGCGGCGAGCGCCGTCTTCGTCGCCGTGGGCGCGCTCGCCGGGCTCGCCGCGGGCGTCCTACTCGCCCAACGCATGGGCGGCATCTCGGGGATCGGCGCGCGGGTGCGCGACCGCCTCGACGGGGCGCGCGGCCGGGGCCGTGACGCGGACGACCGGCCGATGGCGCACGACCAGCCCGAGTACGACGACGAGCCGCTCGAGGCGAACGGCGGCGCGGCGGCCGCGCGCGGCGGCGCAGGCCGCGGACCCGGCGCCCAGGACGACGACGGCGAGGCGCTCGAGGAGCGCGTACTCGAGGCGTTCCGCAACGACCCCGTGTTGAGCGAGCGCGCCGTCGACATCGGCGCGGTCGGGCGCGGCATCATCGAGCTCACTGGCTTCGTTCAGGCGGAGAGCGAGGCGCACGGCGCCGTCGTGCTCACGCGCGGGGTGCCGGGCGTGACGACGGTCGTCAACCGGCTCGAGGTGCGCGAGGACGAGGCGCGGTACGAACAGACGGCCGCGCAGTACGAAGCGGGTGACGCGCCGGGCGGTGCGATGTGGGAAGGGCAGCAGGTCGGCATCGGCCGTCCGCGCCAGGGCACGTCGAACGACGCGGCGCGGCACTCCGATCCCAAGCCGACGCTCGAAAACCGCTGGCTCGGCGAACAGGCGGCGATCCGCGCCGCGGCCGACGACCTCGAAGGGTTGGCGGAGCGCCGGCAGAGCGCGGCCGACCTTCCGTCCGGCGACGAAACGGGCGGGTCGCCGATCGCCCCCTCGGGCGTGCCGAAGGGCGATCACGTGGCCGATCCGGCGTCTGCCGCGCCGTTCCTGCGCGAGACGACCGGGCGCGTCGACCCGAACCTGCGGAACGGCTGAGCTCGCGGTCCGTCCCGCGGCCCCGGCGGTCGCGGGCCCGCGCCTTGCCCCACACCGCGGTCCGGTCACCGGCCGGCCCGGTCCCGGACCGGGTGTCACCTGCGAGAGGAGGAGAAGGGATGTCGGAACGCACCAAGCCGCACCTCGGCCGCGCCCGCGACGGCGACCTCGAAAAGCCGTACGACACGCTCGAACTGGCGGGCACCGATCCGATCGGAACCGCCGGCGTCGCCGACAGCGTCGACATCGACGGCACGCGGTCGGACGTGGGCGTCGCGGCCAACCGGCACGCGGACGAGTTGCAGCGCATGATCGACAACAACCGCGACTGCGTGGACCGGTTCCGCAACCCGGACGCGGGCCCGACCGGCGAGCGCTAGCACCGCACGCGTACGCACACGCGGCGCCGCCCCGAACGCTTCGGGGCGGCGCCGCGGGCGTTTGGGGGCAGTCCCGGGACTGCTAGCTTACGGCGCATGATGGCTTCATCCGCCGCCCGCCCCGGGTCCGACGGCGCGCCCTGCACGCGCGCGCGATGAGCGACGAACTGCCGGCCGCGTACGACGCGGCCGCGACCGAACGCGCGATCTACGCCCGCTGGCAGGCCGCGGGACTCTACACCGCGCAGGCCGCGCGCTCCGAGCGCGACGGCGGCGGGCGCGTGCCGTTCACGGTGCTCATGCCACCGCCGAACGTCACGGCGGTCCTGCACGTGGGCCACGCGCTCAACAACACCGTGCAGGACGTCCTCGCCCGGTGGCGGCGCATGGCGGGCGACGAGGCGCTCTGGCTGCCCGGGATGGACCACGCGGGGATCGCGACGCAGAACGTCGTCGAGAAAAAGATCGCGCGCGAGGAGGGGCTGAGCCGGTACGAGGTCGGGCGGGAGGCGTTCGTCGAGCGGACCGCGGAGTTCGTGCGCGAGACCGGGGGCCAGATCCTCGACCAGCTGAAGGCGATCGGCGCGTCGGCGGACTGGTCGCGCACGGCGTACACGCTGTCCCCCGAGCTGTCGCGCGCGGTACGCGAGGCGTTCGTGCGGCTGTACGAGCGCGGGCTGATCTACAAGGGGCACCGGGTGATCCACTGGTGCCCGCGCTGCATGACGTCGCTCTCCGACGAGGAGGCGGAGTTCAAGGAGGCGCCGGGGCGGCTCTACCACCTCCGCTACGCCGTGAGCGACGAACCCGCCCGCGCGATCGTCGTCGCGACGACGCGGCCCGAGACGCTGTTCGGCGACGTCGCCGTGGCGGTCAACCCGGACGACGAGCGCTACGCGGACCTCGTCGGACGCACGGTGCGCCTGCCGCTCGTCGGCCTCGACATCCCGGTCATCGCCGACGCGTACGTCGACCGCGAGTTCGGCACCGGCGCGCTCAAGATCACGCCCGCGCACGATCAGAACGACTTCGAGGTCGGGCGGCGGCACGGGCTGCCAACGCCGGTCGTGATCGACGCGGCGGGGTTCGTACGCGCCGTGGCCGACGCCGACGGGCGCGTGCCCGCCGCCGTCGATGGGATGGAGCGCTTCGACGCGCGCGCGCGCACCGCCGACCTGCTCGAGGCGGAGGGAACGCTCGTCGGCGTCGAGGCGCACCAGCACGCGGTGCGGCGGTGCTACCGTTGCGACACCGTGGTCGAGCCCCGGCTCTCGGACCAGTGGTTCGTGCGCATGGCGCCGCTGGCCGCGCCGGCGCTCGCGGCCGTGCGCGAGGGGACGATCCGCATCCTCCCCGAGCGGTGGGAGGCCGTGTACGTGCACTGGATGGAGAACATCCGCGACTGGAACATCTCGCGGCAGCTCTGGTGGGGCCACCGCATCCCGGTGTGGTACGACGATGCGACGGGCGAGACGTTCGTCAGCCGCGAGGAGCTCGCGGTCTCGCCGACGACGGGCAACCCGGTGCGCCAGGACGATGACGTGCTCGACACGTGGTTCTCATCGTGGCTCTGGCCGGTGTCGACGCTCGGGTGGCCGAACGAGGAGGCGCCGGACCTCCGCGCGTTCTACCCGACCGACGTACTCGTGACCGCCCCCGAGATCCTCTTCTTCTGGGTGGCGCGGATGATCATGGCCGGGTACGCGTTCGGCGGCGCGGCGCCGTTCCACACGGTGTACCTGCACGGCACGGTCCGCGACACGCTGCACCGCAAGATGTCGAAGTCGTTAGGCAACGGGATCGACCCGCTCGAGGTCGTCGCGCGCTACGGCGCCGACGCGCTCCGCTGGACGTCGGTCGCCGGGCTCGGCATGGGCGCGGACGTGATCCTCGACCCGGAGGACCTCGAGAAGTCGTTCACGCCGGGCCGCAACTTCTGCACGAAGCTCTGGAACATCGGGCGCTACCTGCTGCAGAACGTCGGCGCGGAACCGGTGCTCGCGCTCGACGCGATCGCGCCGGAGCGGCTGACACAGGCCGACCGATGGGTGCTCGCGCGCCTCGACGCCGCGGTGCGCGACTGCGACGCCGCGCTCGGCCCGGCGCGGCCGCCGCGCGCGGCGTCGCCGGGCGCGGAGCCGCGCTGGCCGGAGGCGGCGCGCGGCGCCGGGCTCCGATTGAACGAGTACGCGGAAGCGGCGCGGCGCTTCGCCTGGAGCGAGCTCGCCGACTGGTACCTCGAGAGCACCAAGGCGCGGCTCGCCGGCAACGATGCCGACGACCGCGCGGTCGCCCGCGCCGTGCTCGCGCACGCGTTCGACGGCGCGCTGCGGCTGTTGCACCCGATCGTGCCGTTCATCACCGAGGCGCTCTGGCACCGACTCCCGTCGTCCCCGCCGGACGCGCTGCTGGCGGCCGCCGCATGGCCGGCGCCGCGCGGCGCGGCCGACGCGTCCGGGGCCGACGCGCTCGACGGGGCGGCACCGTTTGACACCGTGCGCGCGTGCGTCGAGGCGGTCCGGCAAATCCGGTCGGACTACGCCGTTCCGCCAGGGCGACGCGTCGACGTCTACCTGCAGGCCGCCGGCGAGCCGCTCGATGCCGAAGCGGCGGGGATGGTGGGCGCGCTCGCGCGGGCGGACGTACGCGTCGCCGACGGAGACGGGACCCTGCCCTTCGACCGCCAGCTCGCCGCGCAGCAGCTCGTCCGGGGGGCGCGGGTCTACGTCCCGCTCGTCGGCCTCGTCGACGTGGCGAAGGAACGTGAGAAGCTGACGAAGGAACTCGCGGGGCTCGACAAGCAACTCGGTGCCCTCCGCGGCCGCCTCGCGAACCCCGGGTTCGTCGAGCGCGCGCCCACCGCGGTCGTCGACGCCGAGCGTGCGAAGGAGCGCGCGTGGACCGCGCGCGCGGCGGAACTGGAGGCGTCGATCGCGGCGCTGCAGCGCGAGTCATGAGACGGCGCGTCCGAACGGCCGCGGCGGCCGCGGTCGTCGCGGCGGGCGCGTGCGCGTCGCCCGGCATACCGCCGGGAGGCCCGCCCCGCTTCACCCCGCCGCGGCTCGTCGCGGTCGCGCCCGACACGCTGGCCGTGAACGCGCGGCCGCGGTCGGTCGCGTTCACATTCGACGAGGTCGTGAACGAGGCGTCGCGCGGAACGGGCCCGGCCGCCTCGTCCGGAGGCGGCGCGAACGGGCTGGAGTCGATGGTCCTCGTCTCGCCGCGCAACGGCTCGGTCGCAGTCGACTGGGGGCGCGAGCGGATCTCCGTGCGGCAGCGCCGCGG
This is a stretch of genomic DNA from Gemmatimonadetes bacterium T265. It encodes these proteins:
- the thrS gene encoding threonine--tRNA ligase — protein: MIDAAPAASAPPLVLTLPNGDTREVAPGTLPSEVVASIGERLLRAAVAVSVDGEVQDLVTPLRRGGAFRVLTDRDPEALGVLRHSAAHALATAVRRLRPGAEIGFGPAIEDGFYYDFGVGAPFTPEDLEQFEAEFRKVAAEKLPFERREVSRDEAAEIFRDDPLKRERLADLPDGEVISVYRDGDFVDLCRGPHVPDTGWLRHVKLTHAAGAYWRGDARNQSLQRIYGTAFFKKDALDAHLHRIEEAKKRDHRLLGKQLDLFQFFPHAPGAAFWTPRGTTLYNTLVDFVRERQAEKFLEIKTPLLFTKKLWEQSGHWGKYRENMFLVLDNETGEHDMSLKPMNCPSHHLYFGATKHSYRELPLRYVTFDVLHRNELSGALSGLTRVRQFAQDDCHVYLREDKIADEVRFLMDFILGHYETFGLTASLKFATRPEQRIGSDEMWDRAEAALRDALDATGRPYELKEGDGAFYGPKIDFDVTDSIGRAWQLGTIQLDYAAPERFDLTYTGNDNHPHRPVVIHRAVCGSLERFVAILIEHFAGAFPLWLAPEQVTVVPISPELADYGRQVAGALRAAGLRVGFDAGSTEHYQVRIREASRLKVPYMAVLGRREEEAGTVTVRRRGQEKQQETMPLDAFVARCVDEVRARALPHDYVPNDASEGELSDGSPAHGGVTNSAVAR
- the valS gene encoding valine--tRNA ligase is translated as MSDELPAAYDAAATERAIYARWQAAGLYTAQAARSERDGGGRVPFTVLMPPPNVTAVLHVGHALNNTVQDVLARWRRMAGDEALWLPGMDHAGIATQNVVEKKIAREEGLSRYEVGREAFVERTAEFVRETGGQILDQLKAIGASADWSRTAYTLSPELSRAVREAFVRLYERGLIYKGHRVIHWCPRCMTSLSDEEAEFKEAPGRLYHLRYAVSDEPARAIVVATTRPETLFGDVAVAVNPDDERYADLVGRTVRLPLVGLDIPVIADAYVDREFGTGALKITPAHDQNDFEVGRRHGLPTPVVIDAAGFVRAVADADGRVPAAVDGMERFDARARTADLLEAEGTLVGVEAHQHAVRRCYRCDTVVEPRLSDQWFVRMAPLAAPALAAVREGTIRILPERWEAVYVHWMENIRDWNISRQLWWGHRIPVWYDDATGETFVSREELAVSPTTGNPVRQDDDVLDTWFSSWLWPVSTLGWPNEEAPDLRAFYPTDVLVTAPEILFFWVARMIMAGYAFGGAAPFHTVYLHGTVRDTLHRKMSKSLGNGIDPLEVVARYGADALRWTSVAGLGMGADVILDPEDLEKSFTPGRNFCTKLWNIGRYLLQNVGAEPVLALDAIAPERLTQADRWVLARLDAAVRDCDAALGPARPPRAASPGAEPRWPEAARGAGLRLNEYAEAARRFAWSELADWYLESTKARLAGNDADDRAVARAVLAHAFDGALRLLHPIVPFITEALWHRLPSSPPDALLAAAAWPAPRGAADASGADALDGAAPFDTVRACVEAVRQIRSDYAVPPGRRVDVYLQAAGEPLDAEAAGMVGALARADVRVADGDGTLPFDRQLAAQQLVRGARVYVPLVGLVDVAKEREKLTKELAGLDKQLGALRGRLANPGFVERAPTAVVDAERAKERAWTARAAELEASIAALQRES